The Ascochyta rabiei chromosome 15, complete sequence genome window below encodes:
- a CDS encoding Diaminopropionate ammonia-lyase produces the protein MPSLSPEITKAIEEAVTKNFKDEIAFVQKMVQYGGQRGDEHEALEELYRQYTSRGYDTTKLDMDQQVLSQHSGAGRFSDTHSKAPVIIGVHKPRSSMPGGRSLILNGHIDIVPNGPKELWTHDPYSGIIEDDWLYGRGSGDMRAGAVANLYALDALRSIGKQPASKVIIESVPEEESTGNGTMATHLAGYTADAVLIPEPTNEELVRANVGVIWFKIAVAGRPVHVLKAKEGSNAIESIWRIVAGLKELEKEMNDQKKGRLYFEHMVSPINLNVAMIQGGDWASSVPAWCTIDCRVALFPGVTAQEVADKIERTVTEVSKTDSFLRDSPAKVSWNGFFAEGYVLEPGSEAEELLKTVHQKVTGAELTSMTMPAYLDTRIFALEQKIPALCYGPIGESLHGFDERVSISSIQRVTTTIALFIAEWCGLEDVSN, from the coding sequence ATGCCATCATTGTCGCCTGAGATCACCAAGGCCATTGAAGAGGCTGTGACGAAGAACTTTAAAGATGAGATTGCGTTTGTCCAGAAGATGGTGCAATATGGAGGGCAACGAGGCGACGAGCATGAAGCTCTAGAAGAGCTATACCGTCAATACACCTCTCGTGGATACGACACTACCAAACTGGACATGGATCAACAAGTTCTGTCACAGCACTCAGGGGCCGGCAGGTTCAGCGATACTCACTCCAAAGCCCCAGTGATCATCGGTGTGCATAAGCCAAGATCTTCGATGCCAGGCGGAAGGAGTTTGATTTTGAACGGACATATCGATATCGTGCCGAACGGACCCAAGGAGCTGTGGACGCATGACCCTTACTCGGGGATCATCGAGGACGATTGGCTATACGGTCGCGGAAGTGGTGATATGCGTGCCGGTGCGGTTGCGAACTTGTATGCCCTAGATGCTTTACGTAGCATTGGAAAGCAACCGGCGTCGAAAGTCATCATCGAGTCTGTACCGGAAGAGGAGTCTACCGGTAACGGTACGATGGCTACACATCTAGCTGGATACACTGCAGATGCAGTCCTGATACCCGAGCCTACCAATGAAGAACTCGTTCGTGCAAATGTTGGCGTCATCTGGTTCAAGATCGCTGTTGCAGGTCGACCGGTCCATGTCTTGAAGGCGAAAGAGGGGTCTAACGCCATCGAATCAATATGGAGGATCGTAGCTGGACTGAAAGAGCTGGAGAAGGAAATGAACGACCAGAAAAAAGGGAGACTGTACTTTGAACACATGGTCTCGCCCATCAATCTCAATGTCGCCATGATCCAGGGCGGAGACTGGGCCAGTTCAGTGCCGGCATGGTGCACGATTGATTGCCGTGTAGCACTATTCCCCGGTGTCACTGCACAAGAGGTAGCAGATAAGATTGAGCGAACAGTCACGGAAGTGTCGAAGACCGACTCGTTCTTACGTGATTCGCCTGCGAAAGTCTCTTGGAACGGTTTCTTTGCGGAGGGCTATGTATTGGAACCTGGTAGTGAAGCTGAGGAGTTGCTGAAGACGGTACATCAGAAAGTGACAGGGGCGGAGTTAACAAGCATGACCATGCCCGCCTATCTCGACACTAGAATTTTTGCCTTGGAGCAGAAGATACCTGCATTGTGCTACGGTCCGATTGGGGAGAGCTTGCACGGGTTTGACGAAAGGGTCAGCATCAGCAGTATACAACGAGTCACTACGACGATCGCGCTCTTCATTGCAGAGTGGTGTGGCCTAGAAGATGTTTCGAATTGA